The Candidatus Hydrogenedentota bacterium genome includes a region encoding these proteins:
- a CDS encoding sulfatase-like hydrolase/transferase: MNLFPATSKAMVHWVILILAVATGKSVADSVQLNDLPVTVIKQKKEWRQGREAPAGTDIFYEAGKLGNGSVLRVGVKSKGDLAGTASLSVRVDGIVKREWTLPLGEQWKDERLELDGIGAVGAAIQFHFRSVQPFWIGPCEVVAPNPSRPNIIIYLIDTLRLDRLFVYGYERPTSPAMDAFAKESVRFTQAVPQAPSTRCSVASMLTSTYPPEQSANEAVFRPGLPRLATRLSEGGYETHGITSNAVTLP; the protein is encoded by the coding sequence ATGAATCTTTTCCCCGCCACATCCAAGGCAATGGTTCATTGGGTCATTCTGATTTTGGCCGTCGCAACAGGCAAATCCGTTGCGGATTCTGTTCAATTGAACGATTTGCCGGTGACCGTAATCAAACAAAAAAAAGAATGGCGGCAGGGACGCGAAGCGCCCGCCGGCACAGATATCTTTTATGAAGCCGGGAAATTGGGGAACGGATCTGTTTTGCGGGTGGGCGTGAAGTCCAAAGGGGACTTGGCGGGCACGGCGAGCCTTTCCGTGCGGGTTGACGGAATCGTCAAACGGGAATGGACGCTTCCATTGGGGGAACAATGGAAAGACGAGCGCCTGGAATTGGACGGGATCGGCGCCGTGGGCGCCGCGATCCAGTTTCACTTCAGGAGCGTGCAGCCCTTCTGGATTGGCCCTTGCGAAGTCGTCGCGCCCAACCCATCAAGGCCCAACATCATCATTTATCTGATTGACACGCTGCGCTTGGATCGCCTTTTCGTCTATGGCTATGAACGTCCGACATCCCCCGCCATGGACGCCTTCGCGAAAGAATCCGTTCGATTTACCCAGGCTGTTCCCCAAGCCCCGTCCACGCGCTGTTCCGTCGCTTCGATGCTCACTTCCACGTATCCTCCCGAACAAAGCGCCAACGAGGCTGTCTTTCGGCCGGGTTTGCCCCGGCTTGCAACGAGGCTTTCCGAAGGCGGCTACGAGACCCATGGCATCACATCCAACGCGGTCACTTTGCCC